A single window of Cytobacillus dafuensis DNA harbors:
- the mreD gene encoding rod shape-determining protein MreD, with the protein MRKFLLPLLLLFIFISESIFVELFPVGLLDDARIIVPRFLMITLLFLTIYGPKKYGIIYSFIFGLLFDIVYTEIIGIYLFIFPLVSYIVSKLMKILQTNIVIVSLVTILGVILLEMGVYEMNFLIHQTSMDFSSFVSLRLIPTVIFNLVITCIVAYPLKKHFENLVTSLDV; encoded by the coding sequence GTGAGAAAATTCCTTCTTCCTCTCTTATTATTATTCATCTTCATTTCGGAAAGTATATTTGTAGAACTCTTTCCTGTAGGTTTACTTGATGATGCCCGAATTATCGTCCCAAGATTTTTAATGATAACCTTATTATTTCTGACAATTTATGGTCCGAAAAAGTATGGAATTATTTATAGCTTCATTTTTGGTCTACTATTCGATATTGTTTACACCGAAATCATTGGGATCTATTTGTTTATTTTTCCTTTAGTATCTTATATCGTGTCAAAACTAATGAAAATTCTTCAAACAAATATAGTTATCGTATCACTTGTGACCATTTTGGGGGTTATCCTATTAGAAATGGGAGTATACGAGATGAACTTCTTAATACACCAGACAAGCATGGATTTTTCATCTTTTGTTTCACTTCGACTAATACCAACAGTCATATTTAATCTAGTCATTACGTGTATAGTCGCTTATCCACTCAAAAAGCATTTTGAAAACTTAGTAACAAGCCTAGATGTATAA
- the minC gene encoding septum site-determining protein MinC, protein MKKIQNVMIKGTKDGLILQLDDSCSYEELKKELDYKLSESSRSREDHLITVKLQVGNRYLTNEQVEELKELIRQKKNLAVDSISSNVITKEEAAKLKEDKEIVSIARIIRSGQVLHVAGDLLLVGDVNPGGTVIAGGNIFIMGALKGIAHAGFYGNKEAVVAASIMKPSQIRIGDCITRAPDNYLEEDKREMECAYINDENQITVDRLQVLMHVRPNITRLEGGQ, encoded by the coding sequence ATGAAGAAAATTCAAAATGTAATGATTAAGGGAACAAAGGATGGGTTAATCCTTCAACTTGATGATTCTTGTTCCTATGAAGAATTGAAAAAGGAGCTTGATTATAAGCTTTCAGAGAGCTCTAGATCACGTGAAGACCATTTAATTACAGTAAAACTTCAGGTTGGTAACAGATATTTAACGAATGAACAAGTTGAGGAGCTAAAAGAATTAATTAGACAAAAGAAGAATCTTGCCGTTGATTCCATAAGCTCTAATGTGATAACAAAAGAAGAGGCAGCAAAATTAAAGGAAGATAAAGAGATTGTTTCAATTGCTAGAATTATTAGGTCTGGACAAGTTTTGCATGTTGCTGGCGATTTGCTTCTCGTCGGTGATGTTAATCCAGGAGGAACAGTCATTGCAGGTGGAAATATTTTTATTATGGGGGCTTTGAAAGGAATAGCTCATGCAGGCTTTTATGGAAATAAAGAAGCCGTTGTAGCTGCTTCAATCATGAAGCCTTCACAAATACGAATAGGTGATTGTATTACGAGAGCTCCTGACAATTATCTAGAAGAAGATAAAAGGGAAATGGAATGTGCTTACATAAATGATGAAAATCAAATAACGGTTGATAGATTGCAAGTGTTAATGCATGTAAGACCGAATATTACTAGATTGGAAGGAGGACAATAG
- the minD gene encoding septum site-determining protein MinD, protein MGVAIVITSGKGGVGKTTTSANIGTSLALQGKRVCLVDTDIGLRNLDVVMGLENRIIYDLVDVLEGRCKIHQALVKDKRFEDMLYLLPAAQTSDKTAVTPEQMKELVNELKQDYDYVIIDCPAGIEHGYRNAVAGADKAIVVTTPEVSAVRDADRIIGLLEKEENVESPKLVINRIRNQLMKNGDMLDVDEIATHLSIELIGIVADDDEVIKASNHGEPIALNPNSKASIAYRNIARRILGESIPLQPLEDETLGVFSKIKKFFGVK, encoded by the coding sequence ATGGGAGTAGCAATTGTCATTACATCAGGTAAAGGTGGAGTCGGAAAGACAACGACCTCAGCGAATATTGGTACGTCTTTAGCTCTGCAAGGGAAAAGGGTTTGCCTCGTCGATACAGACATTGGCCTCCGAAATTTAGACGTTGTAATGGGACTTGAAAATCGTATTATCTATGATTTAGTTGATGTATTGGAAGGGCGTTGTAAAATCCATCAAGCACTTGTAAAAGATAAGCGCTTTGAGGATATGCTTTATTTACTGCCTGCTGCTCAAACGAGTGACAAGACGGCGGTAACTCCGGAGCAAATGAAAGAGCTCGTCAATGAATTGAAACAAGATTATGATTATGTTATCATCGATTGTCCTGCAGGAATTGAGCATGGATATAGAAATGCTGTTGCTGGAGCAGACAAGGCAATCGTTGTTACAACACCAGAAGTATCAGCTGTAAGAGATGCAGATCGAATTATTGGTTTACTTGAAAAAGAAGAAAATGTAGAGTCGCCAAAATTAGTGATAAATCGTATACGTAATCAATTGATGAAAAATGGAGATATGCTAGATGTCGATGAAATTGCAACACATCTTTCAATCGAATTGATTGGAATTGTTGCAGATGATGATGAAGTCATAAAAGCTTCTAATCATGGCGAACCGATTGCATTAAATCCAAACAGTAAAGCATCCATTGCTTATCGCAATATTGCCCGTCGTATTTTGGGAGAATCTATCCCTCTTCAGCCACTTGAGGACGAAACTTTAGGTGTTTTCTCGAAAATTAAAAAGTTTTTTGGCGTTAAATAA